One Flagellimonas sp. CMM7 genomic region harbors:
- a CDS encoding SusD/RagB family nutrient-binding outer membrane lipoprotein translates to MKIRSKHIAMSLFTGLLMMTSCEVTELDITNDPNFLTPDLAAPDFFITSIQEDFARQLDGDVSGDPNDNFVSGGFQFGDGLSPLGMELTRVMQMSSRDYESTYQDSDVDDEWDNAYRGILFDIRLMTPLAEEAGQTRHLGIAQFIEAYTISSLVDFFGDIPYTEAVQAPEIVNATLDSGLSVYEAALALLDQAIINFTNTSSTNPPVELFYGNDYTKWVKAANTLKMKLYLQTRLVDPGAIDAFEAIVASGDYITDTADDFDFVWPGTSAAQPDNRHPRYGLNYVSNGPGDYASNWLMNKMQTTNDPRIRYYFYRQTNEVPGQEIPADEQTLRCSLQTPPLHYTTGGFTFCNLPNGYWGRDHGDDEGAPPDGPLRTTWGVYPAGGRFDDDSFSAVAQPTDPLSNGGGGAGVTPILNAFMVDFWKAEIELVKGNAGLAQGFLEAGITKQIAKARSFVSVDPNADLSFEPLTSDVTDFINGVVTDFGSATGDDQWNILAESYFVAHYGNGIETYNFYRRTGFPNSLQPNRELDPGSFPRSMFYPNQAVTSNSNITQKANLAVQVFWDNNPAGPSFPNSN, encoded by the coding sequence ATGAAAATAAGAAGCAAACATATAGCAATGAGTCTCTTTACCGGACTCTTGATGATGACCTCTTGTGAAGTCACTGAGCTAGATATAACAAACGATCCAAACTTTCTAACGCCTGATTTAGCAGCTCCAGATTTCTTTATAACTTCTATACAAGAAGATTTTGCCAGACAATTGGACGGTGATGTTTCAGGTGATCCAAACGACAATTTTGTAAGTGGTGGTTTTCAATTTGGTGATGGGCTTTCACCCTTGGGAATGGAGCTTACCAGAGTAATGCAAATGTCCAGTAGGGATTATGAAAGTACTTACCAAGATAGTGATGTTGATGATGAATGGGATAATGCCTATAGAGGAATCCTTTTTGATATCAGATTAATGACGCCATTGGCGGAAGAAGCTGGGCAAACACGTCATTTAGGTATAGCTCAATTTATTGAAGCATATACGATTTCTTCGTTGGTAGACTTTTTTGGTGATATTCCTTATACGGAGGCAGTTCAAGCTCCAGAGATTGTTAATGCAACTTTAGATAGTGGTTTATCGGTCTATGAAGCAGCGCTTGCACTTTTGGATCAGGCGATCATCAATTTCACCAATACGTCATCTACCAATCCGCCTGTGGAGCTTTTTTATGGAAATGACTATACAAAGTGGGTTAAGGCAGCCAATACCTTAAAAATGAAGCTCTACCTTCAAACTAGGTTGGTAGATCCCGGAGCGATAGATGCCTTCGAAGCAATTGTCGCTTCAGGGGATTATATTACCGATACCGCGGATGATTTTGATTTTGTTTGGCCAGGTACTAGTGCCGCCCAACCAGATAATAGGCATCCAAGATATGGACTGAACTATGTTTCCAATGGTCCAGGCGATTATGCTTCCAATTGGTTGATGAACAAAATGCAAACAACCAATGACCCTAGAATTAGGTATTATTTTTATAGACAGACCAATGAGGTTCCTGGGCAGGAGATTCCGGCAGATGAGCAAACGTTGAGATGTTCACTACAAACCCCGCCATTGCATTATACTACAGGAGGATTTACTTTTTGTAATCTTCCAAATGGCTATTGGGGTAGAGATCATGGAGATGATGAAGGTGCTCCACCAGATGGTCCCCTAAGAACAACATGGGGAGTATACCCAGCAGGTGGACGTTTTGATGATGACAGTTTTAGTGCTGTAGCACAACCAACAGACCCTCTATCTAATGGAGGTGGGGGCGCAGGAGTCACTCCAATTTTGAATGCTTTTATGGTGGATTTTTGGAAGGCTGAGATAGAATTGGTAAAAGGCAATGCTGGATTGGCTCAAGGTTTCTTGGAAGCTGGAATTACAAAACAGATAGCAAAAGCAAGAAGTTTTGTATCAGTAGACCCAAATGCTGACCTCTCTTTTGAACCTCTGACATCAGATGTAACAGATTTTATTAATGGAGTGGTTACGGATTTTGGATCGGCAACAGGAGATGATCAGTGGAATATCTTGGCAGAAAGTTACTTTGTTGCTCATTACGGAAACGGAATAGAAACATATAACTTTTATAGAAGAACTGGATTTCCAAATAGTTTACAGCCTAATAGAGAGTTAGATCCAGGAAGTTTCCCAAGATCTATGTTCTATCCTAATCAGGCGGTGACTTCAAATTCCAACATAACGCAAAAGGCAAATCTTGCTGTACAGGTGTTTTGGGATAATAATCCAGCGGGACCTTCATTCCCTAATTCGAACTAA
- a CDS encoding 6-carboxytetrahydropterin synthase: MIATICRKAHFNAAHRLHNPNWSDEKNVEVFGKCNSPNYHGHNFDLEVRIRGEVNPDTGFVMDLAVLGTLVKEEIEDRFDHKNLNEDCPEFAEILPTTEYFVKIIYDILKPELEKNQLLHITLHETQKNSAEYGDW, encoded by the coding sequence ATGATTGCCACAATTTGTAGAAAAGCACATTTTAATGCAGCGCATAGACTGCATAATCCTAATTGGAGCGATGAAAAAAATGTTGAGGTTTTTGGTAAATGCAATAGCCCTAACTATCATGGTCATAATTTTGATTTGGAAGTAAGAATTAGGGGAGAGGTAAATCCAGATACAGGTTTTGTAATGGATTTAGCGGTTTTAGGCACCCTGGTCAAAGAAGAAATTGAAGACAGGTTTGATCATAAGAATCTAAATGAAGATTGTCCAGAGTTTGCTGAGATACTGCCTACCACAGAATATTTTGTAAAGATTATTTACGATATTTTGAAACCGGAACTGGAAAAAAATCAACTACTGCATATTACGCTTCATGAAACTCAAAAGAATTCTGCAGAGTATGGGGATTGGTGA
- a CDS encoding thiol-disulfide oxidoreductase DCC family protein, with amino-acid sequence MEKSVIVFDGECNLCNGVVGWLLKFAPEDIFQFVPFQSPQGQNLLQQYGFSINQLETVILFDEHGKHTHSDGFLKIISKIPKWRLVSALLAFIPRIIRDTIYNLASKNRVKWFGKSQACTISL; translated from the coding sequence ATGGAAAAAAGTGTAATTGTTTTTGACGGGGAATGTAACCTATGTAATGGCGTAGTAGGGTGGTTATTAAAATTTGCTCCTGAAGACATTTTTCAATTTGTGCCTTTTCAATCTCCACAAGGCCAAAACTTGTTGCAGCAATATGGATTCTCAATAAATCAGTTGGAAACCGTAATCCTTTTTGATGAGCATGGAAAACACACACACTCTGATGGTTTTTTAAAAATTATTTCTAAAATACCCAAATGGCGATTGGTTTCGGCCCTATTGGCATTTATTCCCAGAATCATAAGAGATACTATTTATAATCTTGCTTCTAAAAACAGGGTGAAATGGTTTGGAAAATCTCAGGCCTGTACTATAAGTCTCTGA
- the murF gene encoding UDP-N-acetylmuramoyl-tripeptide--D-alanyl-D-alanine ligase has translation MRLEKLHALFLEHPIICTDTRKITKNCLFFALKGPNFNGNKFAEDALKKGAAYAIVDEQQDEDVENCFLVDNVLETLQKLSIFHRNHCSAKVISLTGSNGKTTTKELINEVLSRKYSTIATKGNLNNHIGVPLTLLSIKRDTEIAIVEMGANHKREIALLSSIAQPDYGYITNFGKAHLEGFGGVEGVIQGKSELYDYLIFNDKHAFLNADDDIQRDKLGHYIKKFGFSTERPDYYNIKFIEANPFVVIEVEDKKIETQLIGKYNFPNCCAAILMGKYFNVPLEEIKIALESYQPQNNRSQIIDKNGFKIILDAYNANPSSMTVALENLKLMDAKDKTLILGDMFELGVDAEKEHQAIADLAKSIAFKNVYFVGENFYKTSTSFKKFKTFDDLKKELIQNSIKKGTLLIKGSRGMALERVLDFL, from the coding sequence ATGAGATTGGAAAAACTTCACGCGCTCTTTTTAGAGCACCCAATTATTTGCACAGACACAAGAAAAATAACCAAGAACTGCCTGTTCTTTGCACTAAAAGGCCCAAATTTCAATGGCAATAAATTTGCTGAAGATGCACTTAAAAAAGGTGCAGCATATGCCATTGTTGATGAACAGCAAGATGAAGATGTAGAGAATTGTTTTCTAGTTGACAATGTATTGGAGACGTTACAAAAACTTTCCATATTTCATAGAAATCATTGCTCCGCTAAAGTTATTTCTCTTACGGGTAGTAATGGTAAAACAACAACCAAGGAACTCATTAATGAGGTTCTTTCAAGAAAATACAGCACCATAGCAACAAAAGGAAACCTAAACAACCATATTGGTGTGCCACTCACACTTTTGTCCATTAAAAGGGATACAGAAATAGCTATTGTTGAAATGGGAGCTAACCATAAAAGAGAAATTGCACTTTTAAGCAGTATTGCCCAACCCGATTATGGCTACATCACCAATTTTGGAAAAGCTCATTTAGAAGGCTTTGGAGGTGTGGAAGGCGTAATCCAAGGAAAGAGCGAGCTTTATGATTATCTCATTTTCAATGATAAGCACGCTTTTTTAAATGCTGATGATGATATACAACGAGATAAACTAGGCCATTATATCAAAAAGTTTGGATTCAGTACAGAACGTCCAGATTATTACAATATAAAATTCATTGAAGCCAATCCATTTGTGGTTATTGAGGTTGAAGACAAAAAGATAGAAACACAACTCATTGGCAAATACAACTTTCCCAATTGCTGCGCAGCTATTTTGATGGGCAAATATTTCAATGTTCCCCTTGAGGAAATTAAAATAGCATTAGAATCATATCAACCGCAAAACAATCGTTCTCAGATTATTGATAAAAATGGATTCAAAATCATTCTTGACGCTTACAATGCTAACCCATCAAGCATGACTGTGGCTCTGGAAAACCTGAAACTAATGGATGCAAAAGACAAGACTCTCATTCTTGGAGATATGTTTGAACTTGGCGTCGATGCAGAAAAGGAACATCAAGCAATTGCAGATTTAGCAAAAAGTATAGCCTTTAAGAATGTGTACTTTGTTGGTGAAAATTTCTATAAAACCAGTACTTCTTTCAAAAAATTCAAAACGTTTGATGACTTAAAGAAAGAGCTAATTCAAAATTCTATAAAGAAAGGCACCTTGCTGATTAAAGGATCTCGCGGAATGGCACTTGAACGGGTTCTTGATTTTCTATAA
- the gldJ gene encoding gliding motility lipoprotein GldJ, whose product MKKHFIKVVLSCAVIVGSFSSCKNSSSSSSKNVSRATGWKINAKEGGFQYNSDFKEQVTPPGTVFIEGGTFTKGKVQDDIMHDWNNTPTQQHVQSFYMDETEVTNVMYLEYLDYLKSVYPPENPNYKNIYSGALPDTLVWRNRLGFNETMTNNYLRHPAYAEYPVVGVNWVQASQYAEWRTDRVNEAMLEKEGFLAQDAKYKVLNGEIGGTFSTEAYLNNPESVYEGQIDSLQGKQKKDSINSFAKRSSGIIMPEYRLPTETEWEYAAQALIGSREYNNYRGRKKYPWEGDYTRNGQRVGRGDQLANFKQAKGDYGGIAGWSDDGADITAQVKSYKPNDFGLYEMAGNVSEWVADVYRPIVDDEISDFNYYRGNIFLKKAIGEDGKVEILKDEIVYDTLPNGKIVALNLPGEIKEVPVDEQETYLRTNFSSSDNRGYRDGDPGSSRFFERFSDESDSRKMYDAPKHKVERDSTGKILRQYDTSNYRTSLINDEVRVYKGGSWRDRAFWLDPAQRRYLPQYMATDDVGFRCAMSRVGSKSKTKNKTVRHKKAK is encoded by the coding sequence ATGAAAAAACACTTTATCAAAGTTGTACTTTCTTGCGCTGTTATAGTGGGAAGTTTTTCTAGTTGTAAAAATTCCTCATCCTCTTCTTCCAAGAATGTTTCTAGAGCCACAGGATGGAAAATAAATGCCAAAGAAGGTGGATTTCAATACAATTCTGATTTTAAGGAGCAAGTAACTCCCCCAGGAACTGTATTCATTGAAGGTGGAACATTTACCAAAGGTAAAGTTCAAGATGATATCATGCACGATTGGAACAATACTCCCACGCAACAACATGTTCAGTCATTCTACATGGATGAGACCGAGGTAACCAATGTAATGTATTTAGAGTACTTGGATTACCTTAAATCAGTATATCCTCCGGAAAACCCTAACTATAAAAATATTTATAGCGGAGCTTTGCCAGATACTTTAGTATGGAGAAACAGATTAGGTTTTAATGAAACCATGACCAATAACTATTTAAGACACCCTGCATATGCTGAATATCCAGTGGTTGGTGTAAATTGGGTTCAAGCTTCTCAATATGCGGAATGGAGAACAGATAGAGTTAATGAGGCCATGCTTGAAAAAGAAGGTTTCTTGGCTCAAGACGCAAAATACAAAGTGTTGAATGGAGAAATTGGAGGAACCTTTAGCACAGAAGCTTATTTGAATAACCCTGAATCAGTTTATGAAGGTCAAATAGATTCACTACAAGGAAAGCAGAAAAAAGATTCAATTAATTCATTTGCCAAAAGAAGTAGTGGCATCATAATGCCAGAATATAGGCTTCCTACGGAAACTGAGTGGGAATATGCGGCCCAAGCCCTTATTGGATCTAGAGAATATAACAACTACAGAGGTAGAAAGAAATATCCATGGGAAGGTGATTATACCAGAAATGGACAGCGCGTAGGTCGTGGTGATCAGTTGGCCAACTTTAAACAAGCCAAAGGTGATTATGGCGGAATAGCAGGATGGTCAGATGATGGAGCTGATATTACAGCACAAGTAAAATCATACAAACCAAACGATTTTGGACTTTATGAAATGGCCGGTAACGTATCCGAATGGGTTGCCGATGTATATCGTCCAATTGTGGATGATGAAATAAGTGACTTTAACTATTACCGTGGAAATATTTTCTTAAAGAAAGCCATTGGCGAAGACGGGAAAGTTGAAATTCTTAAAGATGAAATTGTATATGATACATTACCAAACGGTAAAATTGTAGCATTGAATCTTCCTGGAGAAATTAAAGAAGTACCAGTAGATGAGCAAGAAACTTATTTAAGAACTAATTTCTCTTCTAGTGACAACCGTGGATACCGTGATGGTGACCCAGGCTCTTCCAGGTTTTTTGAAAGATTTAGTGATGAATCTGATAGCAGAAAAATGTACGATGCTCCAAAACATAAAGTGGAGCGTGATTCCACAGGTAAAATCCTTCGTCAGTATGATACTTCCAATTACAGAACATCTTTAATTAATGATGAAGTAAGAGTATACAAGGGAGGCTCTTGGAGAGACAGAGCTTTTTGGTTAGATCCAGCTCAACGTAGATACCTGCCCCAATACATGGCAACTGACGATGTTGGATTCAGATGTGCAATGTCCAGAGTAGGTTCTAAGTCTAAAACCAAGAATAAAACCGTAAGACACAAAAAAGCAAAATAA
- the porV gene encoding type IX secretion system outer membrane channel protein PorV: MKKLLILAVLLVIVPQISAQQERVITTAVPFLTIAADARASGMGDMGVATSVDAFSQQWNPAKFAFANQKMGIGVSYTPYLESIVNDVSLLNANFYNKVNDRSAFAVSIRYFGLGEIELRQTIDEDATLVKPNEFAIDGSYSLKLSQTFSMAVGGRFISSNLRFQDGTQDSQAANAFAVDIAGFFRSREIAYNSFDGRWRAGFNISNLGGKIQYDAGGQENFLPTNLKFGAGFDFILDQDNVLGLTSEFNKLLVPTPRDFTGDGLITAEDNNEYQQIGFLSGAFESLGDAPDGFGEELKEVTWALGAEYRYQEAFMLRAGYFNENEEKGARQFFTLGAGFKFKAAQIDLSYLFSTSQVRNPLENTLRFSLTFNFGEEYVND; the protein is encoded by the coding sequence ATGAAAAAGTTACTGATATTGGCAGTGTTACTTGTCATAGTCCCGCAGATAAGTGCACAACAAGAAAGAGTAATTACAACAGCTGTCCCATTCTTGACTATTGCTGCAGATGCAAGAGCTTCTGGTATGGGGGACATGGGTGTTGCAACTTCTGTTGACGCATTCTCTCAACAATGGAATCCAGCAAAATTTGCTTTCGCAAACCAAAAAATGGGGATTGGAGTAAGTTATACGCCATATTTGGAAAGTATTGTGAATGATGTTTCCCTTTTAAACGCCAACTTTTATAACAAGGTCAATGATCGTAGTGCGTTTGCTGTAAGCATTCGTTATTTCGGTTTGGGAGAAATAGAACTTCGTCAGACAATAGATGAGGATGCTACCTTGGTAAAACCTAATGAATTTGCTATAGATGGATCTTATTCCTTAAAACTTAGCCAAACATTTTCTATGGCCGTTGGTGGACGATTTATCAGCTCAAACCTTAGATTTCAAGATGGAACGCAAGATTCCCAAGCTGCCAATGCTTTTGCTGTGGACATTGCAGGTTTTTTCCGTTCAAGAGAAATAGCCTATAACAGTTTTGATGGCCGTTGGAGAGCAGGATTTAACATCTCTAATCTAGGTGGAAAAATCCAATATGATGCTGGTGGTCAAGAAAACTTTTTGCCTACAAATTTAAAATTTGGAGCTGGTTTTGATTTTATACTAGATCAAGACAATGTATTGGGACTTACTTCTGAATTCAATAAACTTTTGGTGCCGACACCAAGGGATTTTACAGGAGATGGCTTAATCACTGCAGAGGACAACAACGAATACCAACAAATAGGTTTCTTAAGCGGAGCTTTTGAATCGTTGGGGGATGCTCCTGATGGTTTTGGAGAAGAGTTAAAAGAAGTTACCTGGGCATTAGGAGCAGAATATAGATACCAAGAAGCATTTATGTTGCGTGCTGGATACTTTAATGAAAATGAGGAAAAAGGCGCAAGACAGTTCTTTACTTTAGGTGCTGGTTTTAAGTTTAAGGCAGCTCAGATAGACCTTTCTTATTTATTCTCTACTTCTCAGGTTAGGAATCCTTTAGAAAACACATTACGATTCTCACTTACCTTTAATTTTGGTGAGGAGTATGTAAATGATTAA
- the cdd gene encoding cytidine deaminase gives MKKQHIGFELSVYNREEDLSQNEQKLLSDAEHARENAYAPYSNFKVGAAVLLENGETVIGNNQENSSYPSGLCAERVAIFQAGAKYPGISIKSIAISATSKDYVVDSPAGPCGNCRQSIIEYEQKQKSPISILLRGEIGAIYKCDSIADILPLAFSSSFLSDS, from the coding sequence ATGAAGAAACAACATATTGGTTTTGAGCTTTCCGTTTACAATAGGGAAGAAGATCTGTCACAAAACGAACAGAAATTGTTAAGTGATGCAGAACATGCTAGAGAAAATGCATACGCGCCTTACTCCAATTTTAAGGTAGGTGCTGCGGTTTTACTGGAAAATGGAGAAACGGTCATTGGTAACAATCAAGAAAATTCATCATACCCTTCTGGACTTTGCGCAGAACGCGTAGCCATATTTCAGGCGGGAGCAAAATACCCAGGTATTTCCATCAAATCTATAGCCATTAGCGCAACCTCAAAAGATTATGTGGTCGATTCTCCGGCTGGCCCATGCGGTAATTGTAGACAATCGATAATAGAGTATGAGCAGAAACAAAAGTCACCTATTTCCATATTGCTTAGGGGCGAAATAGGGGCTATTTATAAATGTGATTCCATAGCTGACATTTTACCTTTGGCATTTAGTAGTTCATTTTTGAGCGATTCTTAA
- the pdhA gene encoding pyruvate dehydrogenase (acetyl-transferring) E1 component subunit alpha — protein MKKITKEVYLKWYEDMLFWRKFEDKLAAVYIQQKVRGFLHLYNGQEAVLAGSLHAMDLTKDRMITAYRNHVQPIGMGVDPKRVMAELFGKVTGTSKGMGGSMHIFSKEHRFYGGHGIVGGQIPLGAGLAFADKYFKRDAVTLCYMGDGAVRQGSLHEAFNLAMLWQLPVVFICENNGYAMGTSVARTSYSTDIWKLGLGYEMPCGPVDGMDPAIVAKEVDKAVERARTGGGPTFLEMKTYRYRGHSMSDAQHYRTKAEVEEYKKIDPISQVKEIILEKGHASEDQIKEIDKRVKDLVAECEKFAEESDFPPVQQMYDTVYEQKDYPFLQHKL, from the coding sequence ATGAAAAAAATCACCAAAGAAGTTTACCTAAAATGGTATGAGGACATGTTGTTCTGGAGAAAGTTCGAGGACAAGTTGGCCGCAGTATATATTCAACAAAAAGTTAGGGGTTTCCTTCACCTATATAATGGCCAAGAAGCAGTTTTGGCAGGTTCATTGCACGCAATGGATTTGACCAAGGATCGAATGATTACTGCATATAGAAATCATGTGCAACCAATTGGTATGGGTGTTGATCCAAAGCGTGTAATGGCCGAGCTTTTTGGAAAAGTAACGGGCACATCCAAAGGTATGGGGGGTTCCATGCATATTTTTTCCAAAGAACATCGTTTTTATGGAGGTCACGGTATAGTTGGTGGACAGATTCCTTTAGGCGCTGGATTGGCCTTTGCAGATAAATACTTTAAAAGAGATGCGGTAACACTCTGTTACATGGGTGATGGTGCAGTTCGTCAAGGTTCTTTGCATGAAGCTTTCAATTTGGCTATGCTATGGCAGTTGCCAGTAGTGTTTATTTGCGAAAACAATGGATATGCTATGGGAACTTCGGTAGCCCGTACATCTTATTCCACAGATATTTGGAAATTGGGACTTGGATATGAAATGCCCTGTGGTCCAGTCGACGGAATGGATCCTGCAATTGTCGCTAAAGAAGTGGATAAGGCCGTAGAGAGAGCGCGCACAGGTGGCGGACCTACTTTCTTAGAGATGAAGACGTATCGCTATCGTGGACATTCCATGTCTGATGCACAACATTATCGTACCAAAGCAGAAGTAGAGGAGTACAAGAAAATAGATCCGATAAGCCAGGTCAAAGAAATTATTCTTGAAAAAGGACATGCGTCTGAGGATCAAATTAAAGAGATTGACAAAAGGGTTAAAGATTTGGTGGCAGAATGTGAGAAATTTGCGGAAGAATCAGATTTCCCTCCAGTACAGCAGATGTATGATACCGTTTACGAACAAAAAGATTATCCATTTTTACAACATAAATTATAA
- a CDS encoding pyruvate dehydrogenase complex dihydrolipoamide acetyltransferase: MAEVINMPRLSDTMEEGTVAKWLKKVGDKIEEGDILAEIETDKATMEFESFHEGTLLHIGVEEGDGAPVDSLLAIIGEDGEDISGLLNGTATPPVIKEEAVIPEVKEESVATPVAVAAIPEGVEIITMPRLSDTMEEGTVAAWLKKVGDTVEEGDILAEIETDKATMEFESFYSGVLLHIGIKEGESAPVDDVLAVIGPEGTDVNAVLSAPSGSSANDSAPKAEEKVAESSKTQEATAGMVPSQNGQRILASPLAKKIASDKGINLSDVTGSGDHGRIVKRDVENYQPSTTVAPAATAPSETEVAAPMAPVNLPVGEESMEEVKNSSMRKAITKHLGASKFTAPHFYLTIEVDMDNAKASRAQINNLPDTKVSFNDMVLKACAMALKKHPQVNTTWTDEATIFKHHIHMGVAVAVDEGLVVPVIKFADNLSLTQLGASVKDLAGRARSKKIKPDEMEGSTFTVSNLGMFGILEFTSIINKPNSAILSVGAIVEKPVVKNGEIVVGSTMKVTLACDHRTVDGAVGAQFLQTLRAYLENPVTMLA, from the coding sequence ATGGCAGAAGTAATCAACATGCCTAGATTGAGTGATACCATGGAGGAAGGCACTGTGGCAAAATGGCTCAAGAAAGTAGGGGATAAAATTGAAGAAGGTGATATTTTGGCCGAGATTGAAACGGACAAGGCCACAATGGAATTTGAATCCTTTCATGAAGGAACACTTCTTCATATTGGTGTAGAAGAAGGAGATGGCGCTCCTGTTGATTCACTTTTAGCTATAATAGGTGAAGATGGTGAGGATATTTCTGGATTATTAAATGGAACGGCAACACCTCCAGTTATAAAGGAAGAAGCTGTAATTCCTGAAGTAAAAGAAGAATCTGTAGCTACACCAGTAGCTGTTGCAGCTATTCCAGAAGGAGTTGAAATTATTACAATGCCACGCCTAAGCGATACTATGGAAGAAGGTACCGTAGCAGCTTGGTTGAAAAAGGTAGGAGATACCGTAGAGGAAGGTGATATTTTGGCCGAGATTGAAACAGATAAGGCTACTATGGAGTTTGAATCTTTCTACTCAGGTGTCTTATTACATATTGGAATTAAAGAAGGAGAGTCCGCACCAGTGGATGATGTTTTGGCCGTAATAGGGCCAGAAGGAACAGATGTGAACGCTGTACTTAGTGCTCCATCAGGTTCTAGTGCCAACGATAGTGCTCCAAAAGCGGAAGAAAAAGTAGCCGAGTCCTCTAAAACGCAAGAAGCAACAGCAGGAATGGTTCCTTCACAAAACGGACAGCGTATTTTAGCTTCTCCCTTAGCAAAGAAAATCGCTAGTGATAAAGGAATCAATTTATCAGATGTTACTGGTTCGGGCGATCATGGTAGAATTGTGAAACGAGACGTTGAGAATTATCAACCCTCCACTACAGTTGCACCTGCCGCTACTGCACCTTCAGAAACCGAAGTAGCTGCTCCAATGGCACCGGTTAATTTGCCAGTTGGAGAAGAAAGTATGGAAGAAGTAAAGAACTCTTCCATGCGAAAAGCAATTACAAAGCACTTAGGTGCATCAAAATTTACCGCGCCACATTTCTACCTTACTATAGAGGTGGATATGGACAATGCAAAAGCGTCAAGAGCTCAGATAAACAATCTGCCAGATACCAAGGTGTCTTTTAATGATATGGTATTAAAGGCCTGTGCTATGGCACTTAAAAAACATCCGCAGGTTAACACAACATGGACAGATGAAGCTACTATTTTCAAACACCATATTCATATGGGAGTTGCGGTAGCAGTAGATGAAGGGTTGGTTGTTCCAGTAATAAAATTTGCTGATAACCTTAGTCTAACCCAACTTGGTGCCTCAGTAAAAGATTTGGCGGGAAGGGCAAGATCCAAAAAGATAAAACCAGATGAGATGGAAGGCAGTACCTTTACTGTATCCAACCTTGGAATGTTCGGAATATTGGAATTTACGTCAATTATCAATAAACCAAATTCCGCAATCTTGTCTGTAGGGGCAATAGTGGAGAAACCGGTTGTAAAAAATGGTGAAATTGTGGTTGGAAGCACTATGAAAGTTACATTGGCTTGTGATCATAGAACGGTTGATGGTGCCGTTGGTGCTCAGTTTTTACAGACACTTAGGGCTTACCTGGAGAACCCAGTTACCATGTTGGCATAA